CTGTCCCATGGACCAACGCCAGGTACTCGCTCGCGCCAAGCCCCTCTTGGTCTCCGATCCCGTTCTCATACCACAGCAGCCCGATATCGGCTGGCTCTTTTGGGAGGCCGAGGCCGACGGAGTCGGACGCACGATCCAAGACCCCCAGCATCCCGATCAGCGGCGTCGGCAACACTTCGCCGAGCGAACTTTCGTTGTAGAAGCTGACGTTGCCGCTGACTACCGGCGTCCCCAGCGCGCTGCAGGCGTCGGCGATACCACGAACAGCGCCCTCAAACTGCCAGTAAACGTGCGGCAGCGTCGGGTTGCCGAAGTTCAATCCGTCGGTAACTGCAACAGGGCGCGCGCCGCAGCAGGCAACGTTTCTCGCCGCTTCCACGACCGCGAGCTGACCGCCGACGTATGGATCGGCGAACACCCACCGCCCGTTGCCGTCGATCGTGAGCGCAAGGCCCTTCTCAGTGCCACGGGGGGCAAGCACCGCCGCGTCCGCCGAGCCAGGCAGCCGCACGGTCTGGGTTTGCACCTGTTGGTCGTACTGCTCGTACACCCACCGCTTCGACGCGATCGCCGGACTGCTCAGCAGGGCAAGAAGGGCTTCTTGCGGATCGGCGACATCTACGCCTTCAATCGAGTACTCCTTGGCTTGGCGGTACTGTTTGGGCTCTTCTAGCGGCAAGGTGTAGCTCGGGCACTCGTCGGTCAGCAGTCGCGCCGGCAGCTCAACTGCGAGTTCGCCGTGTCTGGTGCACCGAACGACCCCGTCGTCCGTCACTTCCCCGATGACGACCGCGTTCACCTCCCATTTGCGGAAAACGTCGATTACTTCGTGCTCTCGACCCCTTTCTGCGACGCAGAGCATCCGCTCTTGGCTCTCGCTGAGCATCAGTTCGTATGCGCTCATGTCGTCTTCGCGCATGGGCACGAGGTCAAGATCGACCCGCATACCGACTCCGCCACTGGCAGACATTTCGCAGGTGGAGCACGTGAGTCCTGCCGCGCCCATATCTTGGATGGCGACGACCGCGCCCGTTGCCAGCGCTTCGAGCGTCGCCTCGATCAACAGCTTCTCCTCGAACGGGTCTCCGATCTGCACGTTCGGCCGCTTGTCTGCGCCGCCGTCGCCAAGAGCATCGCTGGCGAACGTGGCACCGTGAATGCCGTCCTTTCCGGTAGCCGAGCCTAAGTAGATGACCGGATTCCCCGGCCCGGCAGCGGCGGATGTGGGGACTGAGTCCAAATCGACGATCCCCAAACACAT
This DNA window, taken from Armatimonadota bacterium, encodes the following:
- the purL gene encoding phosphoribosylformylglycinamidine synthase subunit PurL, producing MPAIVPETYLSMGLTTDEYDRVLRLLGREPNLTELGMFAVMWSEHCGYKYSRPILAYFDKYKAAIEGDGLENAGVVDIGDGLGVVMKVESHNHPSAVEPFQGAATGVGGIIRDIFTMGAQPIAVLNSLRFGPIVDGDEDSETVARNRYLFSGVVAGIARYGNCVGVPTVGGEVSFHPRYSGNPLVNAMCLGIVDLDSVPTSAAAGPGNPVIYLGSATGKDGIHGATFASDALGDGGADKRPNVQIGDPFEEKLLIEATLEALATGAVVAIQDMGAAGLTCSTCEMSASGGVGMRVDLDLVPMREDDMSAYELMLSESQERMLCVAERGREHEVIDVFRKWEVNAVVIGEVTDDGVVRCTRHGELAVELPARLLTDECPSYTLPLEEPKQYRQAKEYSIEGVDVADPQEALLALLSSPAIASKRWVYEQYDQQVQTQTVRLPGSADAAVLAPRGTEKGLALTIDGNGRWVFADPYVGGQLAVVEAARNVACCGARPVAVTDGLNFGNPTLPHVYWQFEGAVRGIADACSALGTPVVSGNVSFYNESSLGEVLPTPLIGMLGVLDRASDSVGLGLPKEPADIGLLWYENGIGDQEGLGASEYLALVHGTEDGCPVAPNLAAEKDICVCLVSLAARGLLLAAHDVSEGGSAVALAEMSIAGLVGCTVDLAGEAYRFSTRADSALFAELPGFVFICFRPESCNEIDNLLPSGIRLQKVGRSGKSEPNLRISANGKRVIDFEPERLRSVYENALPDIMSG